Proteins from a genomic interval of Acetobacterium woodii DSM 1030:
- a CDS encoding DDE-type integrase/transposase/recombinase — translation MTEKDKELIALFRYGLIAPLLTDTVSSHTAYLDEISAKTHDVPHYGIRTYNRKTLLEWHRLYRRHGFDALKPKVRTDKGSSRALPAESVKLLLKLRNENIHLSVKLFQEWLIYEGHFTSSDCSYSTVYRLLKKHQLLKPSAIDTSDRRRFAHIDINTLWQTDVSHGPYLSLNGKKRKTYLIAFIDDASRRITGAQFMLAEKNEDLLHVLKSALLTCGKPTMLYADNGKIFRSHQLNTSCATLGIALVNTKPYDPKSKGKIERFFKTVRSRFYPLLTDADLMDLDVLNQRFEAWLARDYHHKVHSSINEAPMVFYMRGSDRIKHFSDPRIIDEAFLIRVTRKVKSDATISLHNALFEASPMFIGKSVDIRYPNESPDKIYIYENSVRIYTCNKVIMKDNAVAKRNNNPISYSSLGGVPHV, via the coding sequence ATGACTGAAAAAGACAAAGAACTGATTGCTTTATTTCGCTATGGCCTGATTGCACCGTTACTCACGGATACCGTCTCATCGCACACGGCTTATCTGGATGAGATCAGTGCAAAAACCCATGATGTTCCCCATTATGGCATCCGCACTTACAACCGCAAAACCCTGCTGGAATGGCACCGGCTCTATCGGCGCCATGGTTTTGATGCGCTCAAGCCGAAGGTTCGGACAGACAAAGGGTCGTCCCGGGCTTTACCGGCGGAATCAGTGAAGCTGTTGCTTAAGCTGAGAAATGAGAACATCCATTTATCCGTAAAGTTGTTCCAGGAATGGCTCATTTACGAAGGTCACTTCACCAGCTCCGACTGTTCCTATTCGACGGTGTATCGGCTGCTCAAAAAACATCAGCTGTTAAAGCCATCGGCGATCGATACGTCGGACCGCCGCCGGTTTGCTCATATTGACATCAACACCCTGTGGCAGACCGATGTCTCCCACGGCCCGTATCTGTCCCTTAACGGCAAAAAGCGCAAAACTTATCTGATTGCTTTTATCGATGACGCTTCCCGGCGGATTACCGGGGCTCAGTTCATGCTGGCTGAAAAGAATGAAGATCTCCTTCATGTCCTTAAATCTGCTTTACTTACCTGCGGTAAGCCCACCATGCTTTATGCGGATAATGGCAAGATTTTCCGTTCCCACCAACTCAATACTTCCTGTGCCACCCTGGGGATAGCGCTGGTCAATACCAAGCCTTATGATCCAAAAAGCAAGGGCAAAATTGAGCGCTTTTTCAAAACGGTCCGCAGCCGTTTCTATCCACTTTTGACGGATGCTGACTTAATGGATCTTGATGTCCTTAACCAACGCTTTGAGGCCTGGCTGGCTCGGGACTATCATCACAAGGTTCATTCGTCCATCAATGAAGCACCGATGGTCTTCTATATGCGGGGGAGTGACCGGATTAAGCATTTTTCGGATCCCCGGATCATTGATGAAGCCTTTCTGATCCGGGTGACCCGGAAGGTCAAGTCGGATGCCACCATCTCGCTGCACAACGCCCTTTTCGAAGCGTCGCCGATGTTTATTGGTAAGAGCGTGGATATCCGTTACCCCAATGAATCCCCGGATAAAATCTATATCTATGAAAACAGTGTCCGGATTTATACCTGTAATAAAGTCATTATGAAGGACAATGCGGTTGCCAAACGCAATAACAATCCCATCAGCTACAGTTCCTTAGGCGGTGTGCCGCATGTATAA
- a CDS encoding transposase, whose product MNGDFDALCCREPQSCADRYYDYIVKSLSAGMIRKDIYREIIKQGYPGKKTAAYDYMNNVIQILGIEIAVNRSSSIEAIERKKQLNKFDHLSRREIFRFLWMSEDISPKHRDYLKMNYPVICELYKCIKEFRQIFKEKSLPQLYLFIDRYKESEMKPLAIFATGLEKDLEAVENAVVSDLSNGFVEGVNNKLKMIKRTMYGRCGQKLLTAKLMYDPHSKPG is encoded by the coding sequence ATGAATGGAGATTTTGATGCATTATGTTGTCGGGAACCTCAAAGCTGCGCGGATCGCTATTATGATTACATTGTAAAATCATTGAGTGCCGGGATGATTCGTAAGGACATTTATCGTGAGATCATAAAACAGGGTTATCCGGGAAAAAAGACTGCCGCCTACGATTACATGAATAATGTGATTCAGATCCTGGGTATTGAAATTGCTGTTAACAGAAGCTCATCAATTGAAGCCATCGAACGAAAGAAACAGTTAAATAAATTTGACCATCTATCCCGGAGAGAAATCTTTCGATTTCTCTGGATGAGTGAAGACATTTCACCCAAACACCGTGACTATCTGAAGATGAATTATCCGGTTATTTGCGAGCTCTACAAATGCATCAAGGAATTTCGTCAGATTTTCAAAGAAAAAAGCCTACCTCAACTGTATCTGTTCATTGATCGATATAAAGAATCTGAGATGAAGCCTCTTGCAATTTTTGCGACCGGTCTGGAAAAAGATCTCGAAGCCGTTGAAAATGCTGTTGTCAGTGATTTATCAAATGGTTTTGTAGAAGGGGTCAACAACAAACTTAAAATGATAAAACGAACCATGTATGGCCGGTGCGGTCAAAAATTATTGACAGCCAAATTGATGTATGATCCACATTCGAAACCTGGATAA
- a CDS encoding HD domain-containing protein, which translates to MLNKAIEIAAIAHTGQVDKAGAPYILHPLRVMLSRDNDLERICAVLHDVVEDSEFTFEDLRKQGFSEEVIEVLDCLTKRDGECYDAFIGRVIENETACRVKLADIADNMDLTRIEKPTEKDQERIKKYEKAVETILAALSSEIE; encoded by the coding sequence ATGTTAAATAAAGCAATCGAAATTGCTGCAATTGCTCATACTGGGCAAGTTGATAAAGCCGGAGCACCCTATATATTACACCCACTCCGAGTGATGCTTTCAAGAGATAATGATCTTGAACGAATATGTGCAGTATTGCATGATGTCGTAGAGGATTCGGAGTTTACCTTTGAAGATTTACGTAAACAGGGGTTTTCAGAAGAAGTCATTGAGGTATTGGATTGCCTGACTAAGCGCGATGGAGAATGTTATGATGCATTTATTGGCAGAGTAATAGAAAATGAAACGGCCTGTCGGGTGAAATTGGCAGATATCGCTGATAATATGGATTTAACACGTATTGAAAAGCCAACCGAGAAAGACCAGGAACGGATTAAAAAATATGAAAAAGCGGTTGAAACTATTCTAGCAGCGTTATCATCAGAGATTGAATAA
- a CDS encoding IS3 family transposase (programmed frameshift) yields the protein MTKRPRRSFTDEFKNQMVQLYLNGKPRSEIVKEYDLTASSLDKWIKQHQSSGSFKENDNRTDEENELIRLRKENQRLLMENDIFKAGSADHRTKVEVIRANQDRYSVSAMCRVLNIPKSTYYYISKKTNGVDPIIADVIEIFKMSRKNYGTRKIKHQLEVKGIVASRRRIGRIMRENGLVSNYTVAQYKVHKQPVNQDPVPNEVNREFNGRAPLEVAVSDLTYVRVGGKWNYVCLIVDLYNREIIGYSAGPNKTAQLVYEAFARIRYRLDQISIFHTDRGSEFKNNVIDGVIETFNIKRSLSNKGCPYDNAVAESAFKVFKTEFANQYAFDRLDYLKLMLSDYVNWYNNIRIHSSLGYLTPDAYRKLAHKKSV from the exons ATGACCAAAAGACCAAGACGAAGTTTTACCGATGAATTCAAAAACCAGATGGTGCAGTTGTACCTTAACGGAAAACCCCGAAGTGAAATTGTTAAAGAATATGATTTGACGGCATCGTCACTTGATAAATGGATCAAACAACATCAGTCTTCAGGCTCGTTCAAAGAAAATGACAACCGCACTGATGAAGAAAATGAACTGATCCGCTTGAGAAAAGAAAACCAACGTTTATTAATGGAAAACGACATTT TTAAAGCAGGCAGCGCTGATCATAGGACGAAAGTAGAGGTTATTCGAGCCAATCAAGACCGCTACTCGGTATCAGCAATGTGCAGAGTCCTGAATATCCCCAAAAGTACCTATTACTACATTTCAAAAAAGACGAATGGAGTCGATCCGATTATCGCGGATGTGATTGAAATTTTCAAAATGAGCCGCAAGAATTACGGAACCCGCAAAATCAAACATCAACTTGAAGTCAAAGGGATTGTTGCTTCCCGAAGACGGATTGGTCGCATTATGCGGGAGAATGGCCTCGTTTCGAATTATACCGTCGCCCAATACAAAGTCCATAAACAACCAGTTAATCAGGATCCAGTCCCCAATGAAGTGAACCGGGAATTTAATGGACGGGCACCACTGGAAGTGGCGGTCAGTGATCTGACTTATGTTCGGGTTGGTGGAAAATGGAACTATGTTTGCCTGATCGTTGATCTTTACAATCGGGAAATTATCGGATACAGCGCCGGGCCAAACAAAACCGCACAGCTGGTTTATGAAGCTTTTGCCAGGATCAGATACCGGTTGGATCAGATTTCAATTTTCCATACTGACCGGGGAAGTGAATTTAAAAATAATGTGATTGACGGTGTTATTGAAACCTTTAATATCAAACGTTCCTTGAGCAACAAAGGCTGCCCTTATGACAATGCTGTTGCTGAAAGCGCTTTTAAAGTCTTCAAGACAGAATTCGCTAACCAATACGCATTTGACAGATTGGATTATTTAAAGCTCATGCTTTCTGATTATGTCAACTGGTACAACAACATTCGAATACACTCGTCATTGGGGTATCTCACACCAGATGCCTATCGGAAATTAGCCCACAAAAAATCTGTCTAA
- a CDS encoding integrase core domain-containing protein, producing MDLYSRKLVVPLIICSDCGSQCVSKEYQKATTKMQRSYSKMVFPRDNAYIESFPAIIKCEWFNRFKILDYNHAYRLIFEYLETFYNTTRIHSHCDYKSPDNFEKIFTKMQNESLRIEG from the coding sequence ATGGATTTATACTCCCGAAAACTTGTTGTGCCCTTGATCATTTGCAGTGATTGTGGCAGTCAGTGCGTTTCAAAAGAATACCAGAAAGCAACGACAAAAATGCAGCGTAGTTATTCTAAAATGGTATTTCCCAGGGATAACGCCTACATCGAATCCTTTCCTGCCATCATTAAATGCGAATGGTTCAATCGTTTTAAAATCCTTGATTATAACCATGCTTATAGACTGATCTTTGAGTATTTGGAAACCTTTTACAATACAACCCGTATTCACAGTCATTGCGATTATAAGTCGCCGGATAATTTTGAAAAAATTTTTACTAAAATGCAAAACGAAAGTTTGCGTATAGAAGGTTAA
- a CDS encoding DNA adenine methylase, translated as MNSFIQWIGGKRLLRKTIIEMFPKDFDRYIEVFGGAGWVLFAKDKHANLEIYNDYDGQLTNLFRCVKYHPDEVKKEITGVLNSREFFDDFKSQLDMRGLTDIQRAGRYFMIIKTSYGADRKTYGGTKKNLIKSTDYLSEISDRLNGVVIENRDFERIIKVHDRPGALFYLDPPYHGTEKYYQAGFGDADHIRLRDCLKEIKGKFILSYNNDDFVRELYQGFNLIEVSRRNSLLERYDGKDKEYKEVIITNY; from the coding sequence ATGAATAGTTTTATACAATGGATTGGCGGGAAACGCCTGTTAAGAAAAACAATAATTGAAATGTTTCCAAAGGACTTTGATCGATACATTGAAGTCTTTGGCGGTGCCGGATGGGTGCTCTTTGCAAAAGATAAGCATGCCAATCTGGAGATTTATAATGATTATGACGGTCAGCTGACCAATTTGTTCCGGTGCGTGAAGTATCATCCGGATGAGGTTAAAAAAGAAATAACCGGAGTTCTCAATTCCCGGGAGTTTTTCGACGACTTCAAGTCTCAATTGGATATGCGTGGATTAACCGATATTCAACGTGCTGGGCGTTATTTCATGATCATCAAAACATCATATGGAGCTGATAGAAAGACCTATGGTGGGACGAAGAAAAACCTGATCAAAAGTACCGACTATCTGAGCGAGATCAGTGATCGGCTGAACGGCGTGGTGATTGAAAACAGAGACTTTGAACGGATCATCAAAGTTCATGATCGGCCCGGTGCGCTTTTCTATCTTGATCCACCTTATCATGGCACTGAAAAATATTATCAGGCCGGCTTTGGTGATGCTGATCATATAAGATTAAGAGACTGCTTGAAAGAAATCAAAGGAAAGTTTATACTGAGTTATAACAATGATGATTTTGTCCGGGAATTGTACCAAGGCTTTAACCTGATTGAAGTCAGCCGGAGAAATTCGCTGCTTGAGCGGTATGATGGAAAAGATAAAGAATACAAAGAAGTAATAATCACGAATTACTAA
- a CDS encoding N-acetylmuramoyl-L-alanine amidase, whose amino-acid sequence MADTLLYKVHVENKGWGAWVQEGRLAGTVGEGLRIEAIRIQGVDRYRVYVENIGWMDWVKEDEIAGTVGQGLRIEAIEIECENLNYQVHVQNVGWLDFARNGEMAGTTGGGLRIEAIRLLKSAEPISVDDHRSTFEIAPAPILVPTPTPAATVQGQKSGKIYLAVGHGISSDGSWDCGCVDGQYTEADLMLAIGKVAATKLRNMGFTVLTDADTDNDKNIAVCVNEANSWGADVYVSLHCDYNKAPSGTLPIVYPGSGDGIRIANCLIASAQVRLGLGTRGVIQRDDWEVADTGMTACIFETGGIRPDIGLLTNASAFGEVVVQGIYDWF is encoded by the coding sequence ATGGCTGACACATTATTATATAAAGTTCATGTCGAAAATAAAGGCTGGGGTGCTTGGGTCCAGGAAGGGCGGTTGGCTGGAACAGTTGGTGAGGGTTTGCGTATTGAAGCGATCCGAATCCAAGGCGTTGACCGATACCGTGTTTATGTGGAAAATATTGGCTGGATGGATTGGGTTAAAGAAGATGAAATTGCCGGTACAGTCGGCCAGGGTCTGCGGATCGAGGCAATTGAAATTGAATGCGAAAATCTCAATTATCAGGTTCATGTCCAAAATGTCGGATGGCTAGATTTTGCCAGAAATGGAGAAATGGCCGGTACAACTGGTGGGGGGCTAAGAATCGAAGCAATTCGTCTATTAAAAAGTGCTGAGCCAATTAGCGTTGACGATCACAGATCTACGTTCGAAATTGCTCCTGCTCCTATTCTCGTGCCGACTCCAACCCCTGCAGCAACTGTGCAAGGCCAGAAATCAGGAAAGATTTATCTGGCAGTTGGTCATGGTATCAGCTCAGATGGTTCTTGGGACTGCGGATGCGTGGACGGCCAGTATACTGAAGCGGATTTAATGTTGGCCATTGGAAAAGTGGCTGCAACTAAACTGCGAAATATGGGCTTTACAGTCCTGACCGATGCTGACACAGACAATGATAAAAACATTGCCGTTTGCGTTAACGAAGCGAATTCATGGGGGGCTGATGTTTATGTATCGCTGCACTGCGATTATAATAAAGCCCCGTCCGGAACGCTGCCAATCGTCTACCCAGGGAGTGGCGACGGAATCCGGATTGCAAACTGCCTGATTGCTTCAGCTCAAGTTCGTCTGGGACTCGGTACCCGGGGTGTGATCCAGCGAGACGATTGGGAGGTTGCCGACACGGGAATGACGGCCTGCATCTTTGAGACTGGCGGTATTCGACCCGACATCGGGTTATTGACCAATGCTTCAGCATTTGGTGAGGTCGTTGTTCAAGGGATTTACGATTGGTTTTAA
- a CDS encoding phage holin family protein, with protein sequence MRYFADSPIASGIFTAVVGFVTWIFGGWDVLMCVLVTLMAIDYITGLMVAYVTKTLSSAIGLKSLFKKIAELFVVMTAVQIDLATGQGGAYFKNIVCLLFIANEGLSLLENAGNLGVPIPDILKKALKQIGDNSETENESEGE encoded by the coding sequence ATGAGATATTTTGCAGACAGCCCGATTGCATCGGGGATTTTTACAGCAGTAGTAGGATTTGTGACGTGGATATTTGGAGGATGGGACGTTTTGATGTGCGTATTAGTGACTTTAATGGCGATTGATTATATTACCGGTCTGATGGTTGCTTACGTAACAAAAACACTTTCATCAGCCATCGGGCTTAAAAGCCTGTTTAAGAAGATAGCGGAACTGTTTGTTGTCATGACAGCGGTTCAGATCGATCTAGCAACTGGCCAAGGGGGCGCATATTTTAAAAATATTGTGTGCCTGCTTTTTATTGCAAATGAAGGATTAAGTTTATTAGAAAACGCCGGAAATTTAGGGGTGCCTATTCCTGACATATTGAAAAAAGCATTGAAGCAAATCGGGGATAATTCAGAAACAGAAAATGAAAGTGAGGGTGAATAA
- a CDS encoding siphovirus ReqiPepy6 Gp37-like family protein — protein MELYIYNKALALQNVMDTYGSLRWVRRYSECGEFELHCPFTVENILLLAQDNVIRKNDSDEVGYIGYRNIKKDEEGKENLIVKGKLGEGYLNRRIIWGTEILNTTYELAMRALVDKNCINPTDADRIIETLILGDLGNFAGNVNFQVSYQNLLKTIEALCMEAELGNRVRFDKSLKKLKFEIFQGLDRTSSQTVNPQCIFSKEFDNILDQEYTDSIMDFKNVVLVGGIGEDADRRLVTVGSGSGLERFEVFNDQKGLSNMVNNVAMTEAEYNALLASKGNETLTDTKKVQTFENGINLNSNLRYKTDFDLGDIVTCLSRKWGIAIDSRINEIEEVYEESGMEINIVFGKEMPRTIAQKIKLL, from the coding sequence ATGGAGCTGTATATTTACAATAAAGCGCTGGCTTTGCAGAATGTTATGGATACTTATGGTTCCCTTCGTTGGGTAAGGCGTTATTCTGAGTGTGGCGAATTTGAATTACATTGTCCATTTACCGTCGAAAATATCCTATTGTTGGCCCAGGACAATGTCATCAGAAAGAATGACAGCGATGAGGTTGGTTACATTGGATACCGAAATATTAAAAAGGATGAAGAAGGAAAAGAAAACCTGATTGTCAAAGGAAAATTGGGAGAAGGTTATCTGAATCGGCGCATCATTTGGGGAACCGAAATTCTCAATACCACTTATGAGCTGGCGATGCGAGCGTTGGTTGATAAAAACTGTATCAATCCTACGGATGCAGACCGCATTATTGAAACGCTGATACTTGGTGATCTTGGCAATTTTGCTGGTAATGTTAATTTTCAGGTTTCCTACCAGAACTTACTCAAAACAATTGAGGCATTATGTATGGAAGCAGAACTTGGAAATAGAGTCCGATTTGACAAGTCGTTAAAGAAATTAAAGTTTGAAATCTTTCAAGGGTTGGATCGGACATCAAGCCAGACGGTTAATCCTCAGTGCATTTTCAGCAAAGAATTTGACAATATTCTGGATCAGGAATATACCGATAGCATCATGGATTTCAAGAATGTCGTGTTAGTTGGAGGAATCGGTGAAGACGCTGATCGGCGTCTTGTGACGGTGGGAAGTGGTTCGGGACTGGAACGGTTTGAAGTGTTCAATGATCAGAAGGGCCTATCGAATATGGTTAATAATGTGGCTATGACAGAGGCTGAGTACAACGCTTTATTAGCCAGTAAAGGAAATGAAACGCTCACCGACACCAAAAAGGTGCAGACCTTTGAGAATGGCATAAACCTGAATTCGAATTTACGATACAAAACGGATTTTGATCTTGGTGATATTGTGACGTGTTTGTCCAGAAAATGGGGAATTGCCATTGACAGCCGGATAAATGAGATTGAAGAAGTCTATGAGGAATCAGGCATGGAAATAAATATTGTCTTCGGGAAAGAGATGCCCCGGACAATTGCACAGAAAATAAAACTATTATGA
- a CDS encoding phage tail family protein, whose translation MRKIKYINSLGEELLFGNSAPFILQKFEESQGVNNYNFKGVGQDGETYLGNTLDPKDVNLTVVIIASTSGLYNQYKEKLYRVFNPKLGQGYLVYNDYLKERKIKCIPEKIPFLKDAIKSGTGLINLTAYEPFWKDLQESRDEIALWVGDFEFDLEIPEDTGIEIGHREPSLIVNCLNDGDVETGIRIEFKALATLTNPSLFNVNTREFIKIKKAMAAGEVISISTYFGDKRIISKLNGVETNAFYSIDEDSTFLQLDKGDNLFRYDADSGLDNLEVTIYHYNNYLGV comes from the coding sequence ATGCGGAAAATAAAATACATCAATTCCTTAGGGGAAGAGTTGCTTTTTGGCAATTCAGCCCCTTTTATTTTGCAGAAATTTGAAGAAAGTCAGGGCGTTAATAACTATAATTTCAAAGGTGTTGGCCAGGACGGGGAAACCTATCTTGGTAACACCCTAGATCCCAAAGACGTAAATCTTACGGTTGTGATTATCGCAAGTACATCTGGCTTATATAATCAGTACAAAGAAAAGCTCTACCGGGTTTTTAACCCGAAGCTTGGCCAGGGCTATCTGGTCTATAACGATTATCTTAAGGAACGTAAAATTAAGTGCATCCCGGAAAAGATCCCATTTTTAAAGGATGCGATTAAATCCGGTACCGGTCTGATTAACCTAACGGCCTATGAGCCATTCTGGAAGGATCTACAGGAAAGCCGGGATGAAATTGCCTTGTGGGTAGGAGACTTTGAATTTGATTTGGAGATCCCGGAGGACACCGGCATTGAGATCGGTCACCGGGAACCGAGTCTGATTGTGAACTGTTTGAATGATGGCGATGTCGAAACGGGTATCCGGATTGAGTTTAAGGCATTGGCTACGCTCACTAACCCGTCGCTTTTTAATGTCAACACCAGGGAATTTATTAAGATCAAGAAAGCCATGGCAGCCGGGGAAGTGATTTCAATATCCACCTATTTTGGGGATAAGCGGATTATTAGCAAGCTCAATGGCGTGGAAACAAATGCGTTTTATAGCATCGATGAGGATTCAACCTTCCTGCAGCTTGATAAAGGTGATAACTTGTTTCGTTATGATGCCGATTCCGGACTGGATAATCTGGAAGTGACCATCTACCATTACAACAATTATCTGGGGGTGTAG